TCACCGAGCGCCGACACCGGGATCTTCGCCTCGCCCGCGATCAGTGAGCCGCCCACCACACGGATGCGGAGGGAGCCGTAGGAACTGGCCACGACCGCCGAGGCCGCGGTGCCGCCGACCAGCCCGCCGAGCAGCGGGAGCGTGCCGAAGGGGAGCAGTACCAGGGCCATGGCGACGCCGGTCAACAGGCACATCAGCCACCAGGAGCGGGGCGCGGTGAGGCGTTCTTCGTACGGCGACGCGGAAAGCAGCATGGAACCAAGCTTGGCACGGTGTCCGGAACACGTTCACTCGCGGGTAAGGTCTGCGGCTGTGAGTGGTACTTCCCCAGCCCTGACGCCCCCTGCCGACGCCGTGGCGCCGGTACGGCACCCCGACGCTCCCGCCCCGGGCGAGCTGCTCGGCGCGCACTACGAGCAGTGCTTCGGGTGCGGGGGAGAACAGCCCCACGGGCTGCACCTTCAGGCGCGGGCCGGTGAGGGCGTGTCCATCACCGCCGAGTTCACGGTCCAGCCCGCCCACCAGGGGGCGCCCGGCCTCGCCCACGGCGGGGTCCTCGCGACCGCCCTCGACGAGACCCTCGGCTCGCTGAACTGGCTGCTGCGCACCATCGCGGTCACCGGACGGCTGGAGACCGACTTCGCGCGGCCGGTGCCCGTCGGTACCGTGTTGTACCTGGAGGCCGAGGTGACGGCGGTGGCCGGGCGGAAGATCTACTCTCGGGCGACCGGGCGGATCGGCGGCCCCGACGGCCCTGTCGCCGTCCGTGCGGAGGCCCTCTTCATCGAGGTGAAGGTCGACCACTTCATCGACAACGGCCGCCCGCAGGAGATCCAGGTGGCCATGAACGACCCGGACCAGGTCCGGCGCGCACGAGCCTTCGAGGTGAACCCGTGAGCCGCAATCCCGTGAACGTGCTGATCCGGCGCGTCGACCCCGACGTACCGCTTCCGGCGTACGCGCACCCCGGCGACGCGGGAGCCGATCTGCGCACCACCCAGAGCTGCGAGCTCAAGCCCGGGGAGCGGGCCGTTCTGCCCACGGGCGTGTCTGTCGCGCTGCCCGAGGGGTACGCGGCCTTCGTGCATCCGCGTTCCGGTCTCGCCGCCCGCTGCGGTGTCGCCCTCGTCAATGCCCCAGGGACGGTTGATGCCGGGTACCGTGGGGAGATCAAGGTGATCGTGGTGAATCTCGACCCGCGCGAGACCGTGCGGTTCGAGCGCTTCGACCGGATTGCCCAACTGGTCGTCCAGCAGGTCGAGAGGGTCCGCTTCCAGGAGGTCGCGGAGCTTCCCGACTCGGCACGGGCCGAGGGGGGCTTCGGGTCCACGGGCGGTCATGCCGCAGTGCGCGGCGAAACGGGTGGGAATCGATACGCTTCGGTCGTATCCGACCGGGAAGGACAGTGACGTGTTCGGACGTCGCAAGAAGAAGGGTGCCGCCGAGGATGCGGCCGGCGAGGCCGAGCAGGTCGTCGACGGTGTCGACACTGAGGCGGACGAGGAAGAGGCCGAGCGCGAGCGCGTGAGGCTCGAGCCGGAGCCGCGGCCCGACGGCCCCTGGGACAGCTCCGAGGTCCGTGAGCCCGGCGAGGGCCGCGTGGACCTGGGCGGTCTGTTCGTGCCCGGGGTCGAGGGCATGGAGCTGCGGGTCGAGGTCGCGGGCGACGCCATCGTGGCGGCGACCGTGGTGCTGCGCGACAGCGCCGTCCAGCTGCAGGCCTTCGCCGCGCCCAAGCGCGAGGGCATCTGGGGCGAGGTCCGCGAGGAGATCGCCGGTGGCATCACCCAGCAGGGCGGCATCGTCGACGAGGTCGAGGGTCCGCTGGGCTGGGAGCTGCGCGCGCAGGTGCCTGTGCAGCTGCCGGACGGCACGGGCGGTTTCCAGGTCGTGCGGTTCGTCGGGGTGGACGGTCCCCGCTGGTTCCTGCGGGGCGTGATCTCCGGCCAGGGCGCCGTGCAGCCGCAGGCCGCGGGCCTGCTCGAGCAGATCTTCCGGGACACGGTCGTGGTCCGTGGCGAGGGCCCGATGGCGCCCCGCGATCCGATCGTCCTGAAGCTGCCGAACGACGCGCAGATGGTGCCCGAGGGTGTGCAGCAGGAGGAGGGCACCTCCCGCTTCTCCGGCGGCATGGGGCAGTTGCAGCGCGGACCCGAGATCACCGAGGTCCGGTAGGCAGACTCAAGAAGGGCCGCATCCCCGGGGTGCGGCCCTTTCGCATGCCCAAGTTCTCGTCCGTGAACGGCGGTTGAGCGCCGGGTCTTCCTTCAGGCCTTGACGGAAGTCTGGTCTGGACCTATGGTCCCCGACCAGCGCGCGCGTTCAGCAACCCATGTGTCGTTCACATACGAGAACGGACCCCCACATGCCACACGCCCCTGCGGCCCACCGCCGCGGATTACGCCCCGCTCTCCTCGCCGCCGTCGCGGCCACGATCGCCGCGCTCGGCGGCGCCCTGCTCACCTGGCCCGCCACCCACCGCGCGGACGCGGCCCCCGCCACCTTCGCCCACCCCGGAGTCACCGTCTCCAGGGCCCAGTTGGACTTCGCCCGCAGCGAGGTCAACGCCGGCGCCCAGCCCTGGAAGGGCGCCTTCGACCAGATGACGGCGAGCAAGTACGCCGACCTGAACCGCACCCCGAAGCCTCGCGCCACCGTCGAGTGCGGCTCGTACTCGAACCCGAACTACGGCTGCACCGACGAGCGCGAGGACGCGATCGCCGCGTACACCGACGCGCTCGTCTGGTACATCACCCGCGACGAGCGATACGCCAGGAAGTCCATCGAGCTGATGGACGCCTGGTCGGCCGTCATCAAGGAGCACACGAACAGCAACGCGCCTCTGCAGACCGGCTGGGCGGGCTCCTCCTGGCCCAGGGCCGCGGAGATCATCAAGTACACGTACACCGGTACCTGGGCGAACTCCGGTCGCTTCGCGACCATGCTCCGCGACGTCTACCTCCCCGAGGTGATAGGCGGCTCGAACTCCAACGGCAACTGGGAGCTGTCGATGATGGAGGCGGCGATCGGCATCTCCGTCTTCCTCGAGGACAGGACGTCGTACGACAAGGCGATGGCGAGGTTCCGTACGCGCGCCGCCGCATATGTGTACCTCGCCTCCGACGGCGACCTGCCCAAGACCGTGCCCAGCCAGAACCTCGACACCAGGGACAAGATCGTCAAGTACTGGCAGGGGCAGTCCACCTTCGTCACCGGGCTCACCCAGGAGACCTGCCGGGACTTCACACACACGGGATACGGCATCTCCGCCATCTCGCACATCGCCGAGACCAGCCGGATCCAGGGGCAGGACCTGTACGGCACCGACGTGGGCGAGCGGCTGCGGCAGGCGCTCGGCTTCCAGTCCAAGTACCAGCTGGGCGCGGCCGTGCCGAGCTGGCTGTGCGGCGGCTCCCTCACTCTCGGCCTCGGTCCGGTCACCGAGGTCGGCTTCAACGCCCTGCACAACCGTCTGGGGATCGCGATGACCAACACCCAGGCGCTGACCGAGCAGAACCGTCCGGCCGGCAGCAACAACCTCTTCGTGGCCTGGGAGACCCTC
The Streptomyces sp. CGMCC 4.7035 DNA segment above includes these coding regions:
- a CDS encoding DUF3093 domain-containing protein encodes the protein MLLSASPYEERLTAPRSWWLMCLLTGVAMALVLLPFGTLPLLGGLVGGTAASAVVASSYGSLRIRVVGGSLIAGEAKIPVSALGDAVVLDQEEARAWRTHKADTRAFMLLRAYIPRALKVEVTDPADPTPYLYLSTREPEKLAAAIKAARAEA
- a CDS encoding PaaI family thioesterase, with protein sequence MSGTSPALTPPADAVAPVRHPDAPAPGELLGAHYEQCFGCGGEQPHGLHLQARAGEGVSITAEFTVQPAHQGAPGLAHGGVLATALDETLGSLNWLLRTIAVTGRLETDFARPVPVGTVLYLEAEVTAVAGRKIYSRATGRIGGPDGPVAVRAEALFIEVKVDHFIDNGRPQEIQVAMNDPDQVRRARAFEVNP
- the dut gene encoding dUTP diphosphatase; the protein is MSRNPVNVLIRRVDPDVPLPAYAHPGDAGADLRTTQSCELKPGERAVLPTGVSVALPEGYAAFVHPRSGLAARCGVALVNAPGTVDAGYRGEIKVIVVNLDPRETVRFERFDRIAQLVVQQVERVRFQEVAELPDSARAEGGFGSTGGHAAVRGETGGNRYASVVSDREGQ
- a CDS encoding DUF3710 domain-containing protein, producing MFGRRKKKGAAEDAAGEAEQVVDGVDTEADEEEAERERVRLEPEPRPDGPWDSSEVREPGEGRVDLGGLFVPGVEGMELRVEVAGDAIVAATVVLRDSAVQLQAFAAPKREGIWGEVREEIAGGITQQGGIVDEVEGPLGWELRAQVPVQLPDGTGGFQVVRFVGVDGPRWFLRGVISGQGAVQPQAAGLLEQIFRDTVVVRGEGPMAPRDPIVLKLPNDAQMVPEGVQQEEGTSRFSGGMGQLQRGPEITEVR
- a CDS encoding alginate lyase family protein codes for the protein MPHAPAAHRRGLRPALLAAVAATIAALGGALLTWPATHRADAAPATFAHPGVTVSRAQLDFARSEVNAGAQPWKGAFDQMTASKYADLNRTPKPRATVECGSYSNPNYGCTDEREDAIAAYTDALVWYITRDERYARKSIELMDAWSAVIKEHTNSNAPLQTGWAGSSWPRAAEIIKYTYTGTWANSGRFATMLRDVYLPEVIGGSNSNGNWELSMMEAAIGISVFLEDRTSYDKAMARFRTRAAAYVYLASDGDLPKTVPSQNLDTRDKIVKYWQGQSTFVTGLTQETCRDFTHTGYGISAISHIAETSRIQGQDLYGTDVGERLRQALGFQSKYQLGAAVPSWLCGGSLTLGLGPVTEVGFNALHNRLGIAMTNTQALTEQNRPAGSNNLFVAWETLTHGDNPG